The Spirosoma oryzicola genome window below encodes:
- a CDS encoding sigma 54-interacting transcriptional regulator, whose product MLPANERTPLPSLLIVEDEFLIANDLRRILTKGGYQIDGIAGSVEEAKGQIASKRPDIVLLDIFLDGHETGIDLAHRLNKQAIPFVFLSANLTDGLLEEAKVTQPFGFLTKPFREKDVLSTLEIARYRYAHSEESKLRQQQSIQIAVNNASINMQDREQFCLAIADQINRFVPFSFFTLQIGLPEESSFYWLMLKKNADNTFSKISLITLLQDEADESFLKKLDQEAPDQLSEKTGVFSGETFNQLCQSYVTARAYRDKFNVRSLALFPISLKRNAVTTITLSSTLTDGFSAKDYQTVDLICPQIALTLDNLLAYQELDTRRQIKAIELAVANAFRSEASMSAILVLVAQAINELLPVDLLALYRINGLQTSGADILSTVQKIKGRFEPLDSQSLPLYSTISPSSWEAALVGMQACLMKPTLHVGLQFTQQATDNVVGELYRKELGLQSFIYVPISNGEQPVASLILASKAHYAFTYKDLYTLQDISQHMSLALENVLAFERIRMLSERLEQEKTYLVEEIKTSHNFGEIIGHSPTMQVVFTNISQVAPTDATVLILGETGTGKELVARAVHNLSSRKKRDIIKINCAALPAQLIESELFGHERGSFTGATEKRIGKFELASGGTLFLDEIGELPLELQAKILRAIQEKEIERIGGRGPIRIDARIIAATNRNLQQEVAEGRFRSDLYYRLNVFPIVVPPLRNRTDDIQPLALHFLRRISKKLGKPLTGIANDTLHQLLTYSWPGNIRELEHVLERAAILARSAILELAEPLQSALQTDLSMGTSPRVEHVQPIDETMREAILAALTKAGGRIRGRGGAAELLNLKPTTLEARMKKLRILLRR is encoded by the coding sequence ATGTTGCCAGCCAACGAACGTACACCACTCCCCTCACTGCTCATCGTAGAGGATGAATTTTTGATCGCCAATGATTTACGGCGTATTCTAACGAAAGGTGGCTATCAGATCGATGGAATTGCCGGATCTGTAGAAGAAGCGAAAGGACAGATTGCCAGTAAACGTCCTGATATTGTACTGCTGGACATTTTCCTTGATGGTCATGAAACAGGTATAGACCTGGCCCATCGGTTAAATAAGCAGGCTATTCCGTTTGTTTTTCTGTCAGCTAATCTGACGGATGGCTTGCTCGAGGAAGCCAAAGTAACACAGCCGTTCGGCTTTCTGACAAAACCGTTTCGGGAAAAAGACGTCTTGTCGACGCTGGAAATAGCACGCTACCGTTACGCACATAGCGAAGAATCCAAATTACGTCAACAACAAAGTATTCAGATCGCTGTCAACAACGCCAGCATCAACATGCAGGATCGCGAGCAGTTCTGCTTAGCCATCGCAGACCAGATCAACCGCTTTGTTCCTTTTTCGTTTTTCACCCTACAGATTGGCCTGCCCGAAGAATCGTCGTTTTACTGGCTGATGCTGAAAAAAAACGCTGATAACACGTTCAGTAAAATCAGCCTTATAACCCTACTTCAAGATGAAGCCGACGAGTCGTTTCTTAAAAAGCTCGATCAGGAAGCGCCAGACCAGCTGAGTGAAAAAACCGGCGTATTTAGTGGAGAAACGTTTAACCAACTTTGTCAATCGTACGTAACCGCGCGCGCCTACCGGGATAAATTCAACGTTCGGTCTTTGGCTTTGTTTCCAATTTCCTTGAAGCGCAATGCCGTAACAACCATCACGTTGTCCAGTACGCTGACCGATGGATTTTCGGCCAAAGATTACCAAACAGTTGATCTGATCTGCCCGCAAATTGCGTTGACGCTGGATAATTTGCTGGCTTACCAGGAACTCGATACGCGCAGGCAGATTAAGGCAATTGAACTAGCTGTTGCCAACGCCTTTCGGAGCGAAGCCAGTATGAGCGCTATCCTTGTACTAGTCGCTCAAGCAATTAATGAGCTGCTGCCCGTTGATTTACTTGCTCTTTACCGGATCAATGGCCTGCAAACTTCGGGGGCCGATATACTCAGCACGGTACAGAAAATCAAAGGACGATTTGAACCATTAGACTCTCAGTCGTTGCCTTTGTACTCAACCATCAGCCCTTCCAGTTGGGAAGCGGCTCTGGTCGGAATGCAAGCCTGTCTGATGAAGCCTACACTTCATGTGGGTCTTCAATTTACCCAGCAGGCAACGGACAATGTGGTCGGTGAACTATACCGAAAAGAACTGGGTCTGCAATCATTCATATACGTGCCCATTTCCAATGGTGAACAACCGGTGGCTTCACTGATTCTAGCTAGCAAAGCTCATTATGCTTTTACCTACAAAGACCTCTACACATTGCAGGATATTAGTCAGCACATGTCACTGGCCCTGGAAAACGTGCTTGCTTTTGAGCGCATCAGAATGCTAAGCGAGCGGCTGGAACAGGAGAAAACTTATCTGGTCGAGGAGATAAAAACGAGTCATAACTTTGGTGAAATTATTGGCCATAGTCCTACTATGCAGGTAGTATTTACCAACATCAGTCAGGTGGCGCCAACCGATGCTACTGTGCTGATTCTGGGCGAGACAGGTACGGGTAAAGAGCTGGTAGCCAGAGCTGTGCACAATCTATCATCGCGTAAGAAACGGGACATCATCAAGATCAACTGTGCCGCCTTGCCCGCGCAGCTAATCGAATCAGAACTTTTCGGACACGAACGAGGCAGTTTTACGGGGGCGACCGAAAAGCGGATTGGAAAGTTTGAACTGGCCAGCGGAGGAACCTTGTTTCTGGACGAAATTGGCGAACTCCCCCTTGAATTACAGGCGAAGATCCTGCGGGCCATTCAGGAGAAGGAAATTGAACGAATCGGCGGGAGAGGTCCTATTCGGATCGACGCGCGCATCATTGCGGCTACAAACCGGAACCTCCAGCAAGAGGTAGCTGAGGGTCGGTTTCGCTCGGATCTATATTACCGGCTGAACGTGTTTCCGATTGTGGTGCCGCCTTTGCGAAACCGTACGGATGATATTCAACCGCTGGCCCTGCACTTCCTGCGACGCATCAGTAAAAAGCTGGGTAAGCCATTGACCGGTATCGCCAACGATACGCTACATCAGCTACTTACCTACTCCTGGCCGGGAAATATTCGCGAGTTGGAGCACGTTTTGGAGCGAGCCGCTATCCTAGCACGGTCTGCCATACTAGAACTAGCCGAACCGCTACAGTCAGCGCTCCAGACTGACTTGTCGATGGGAACGAGCCCACGGGTCGAGCACGTCCAGCCTATTGACGAAACCATGCGGGAGGCAATTCTGGCGGCTTTAACAAAGGCGGGGGGCCGTATTCGGGGACGCGGTGGAGCCGCTGAACTGCTCAACCTTAAACCGACGACCCTCGAAGCCCGGATGAAAAAACTCCGCATACTCTTAAGGCGGTAA